One genomic region from Euzebya tangerina encodes:
- the ligD gene encoding non-homologous end-joining DNA ligase, whose product MVTLSSPDKVLWPAAGLTKQDLYDYVLDAADRLLPQLADRPLSVKRFPRGVEATGFFVKDTPDHAPPAIGRWREWAHSADREVAYSLVSDREGLAWMSQQNTIEFHPALLRIDRPDRADQLVFDVDPGQREVPPARVARWIRGVLQELGLEPIVKTSGGRGVHVIVPIERRYGPDLLRPLTLAIARLVVEQHPDELTVEMRKDQRGGRTLVDWSRGGSSTLIAAWSPRAHPAATVATPLSWDEVTDDLDPTRFVMPSVLERDDPWAEQPRPARLERVVRAVEDRGVTLVDASPRGRTSSYLDQDGAVPSAPAAADGA is encoded by the coding sequence ATGGTGACCCTCTCCAGTCCTGACAAGGTGCTGTGGCCCGCGGCCGGCCTGACGAAGCAGGACCTCTACGACTACGTGCTGGACGCGGCCGACCGACTGCTGCCCCAACTGGCTGACCGACCGCTCTCGGTGAAGCGCTTCCCCCGCGGGGTGGAGGCGACGGGATTCTTCGTCAAGGACACGCCGGATCACGCGCCTCCTGCAATCGGCCGCTGGCGCGAGTGGGCGCACTCCGCCGATCGGGAGGTTGCGTACTCGCTCGTCAGCGATCGTGAGGGGTTGGCGTGGATGTCGCAGCAGAACACCATCGAGTTCCACCCGGCCCTCCTGCGCATCGACCGACCGGACCGGGCTGACCAACTCGTGTTCGATGTCGATCCCGGTCAGCGGGAGGTCCCGCCGGCGAGGGTTGCCCGGTGGATCCGGGGTGTACTCCAGGAGTTGGGGCTGGAACCGATCGTGAAGACGTCAGGCGGCCGGGGCGTCCACGTCATCGTCCCGATCGAACGCCGGTATGGGCCGGATCTGCTGCGACCGCTGACCCTGGCGATTGCCCGGCTCGTGGTCGAGCAGCACCCGGACGAGCTGACCGTGGAGATGCGCAAGGACCAGCGCGGTGGGCGGACGCTGGTCGACTGGTCTCGTGGTGGGTCCTCGACCCTGATCGCCGCGTGGAGCCCCCGCGCACACCCGGCCGCAACCGTTGCGACCCCGCTGTCGTGGGATGAGGTGACCGACGACCTGGACCCGACCCGCTTCGTCATGCCGAGTGTCCTGGAACGGGACGACCCCTGGGCGGAGCAGCCGCGGCCGGCCAGGCTGGAACGGGTCGTCCGGGCGGTGGAGGACCGTGGTGTGACGTTGGTGGACGCCAGTCCTCGGGGAAGGACCTCCTCGTACCTCGACCAAGACGGGGCGGTACCATCCGCCCCTGCCGCTGCCGACGGCGCGTGA